The following DNA comes from Musa acuminata AAA Group cultivar baxijiao chromosome BXJ1-4, Cavendish_Baxijiao_AAA, whole genome shotgun sequence.
ggaattgctttaggcgatTGTGGCGggctgatagatggctgtggaagggcaacgagacgccaagaatgctactctgataccaagtgtagaacccttacggattctaagcttgaggttgatcgctttaggggatcggcctccttggaactctatagggactccttcctccaagttgctgcttaaaggctgctagaaagattcatctatttcttgagaaaagaggatgaatacatgactatttatagggcttttaaaccccaactcctaatagaactcatactcaatactcctatgtctaataggactcctattcaatacTCCtatttctaatcaactcctaatgcttctctaagaagcaatctccaaactaatcctaaccttagccggcctcttcacctctttaataggggtcggctaggtaggttttacataaatacctctttcaatgaaactcgattaggactctcctagctagagtcctaatagaatcctctggattctttgttaaattttCAATTAGTTCACTTAGAAGAGACATATGAGTAGAAATAGcctataatgtatgaaaacattATGTACCAATTCAACCATCATAGCAGCTGTTATTCAACCCAAGCCTAATACACTGAAAAGAATATAAAAGTACATAAAAATGTCCAACTATTTCAAAATAAGTTTTGTGAGAATAGAATTCTGTCCACATattcaatatttaaaaaaaatcatatcggcaaataagaataataaatacaaTGTTCAACAATATGCAGAATTTTGTTGTTTATTAGAAACTCACTCTCTTGCTTTCTGAAACTCATCTTCCAAGCCCATAATGTATAGTGTATCAAGAGAATCCACAAGGGTTGCTCCAAGGCCACCAAAACTATTGACACCATTCATTGACTGTGGCTGGATATAGAAGTAAAATGCTGTAAATTCTTGTTGCATgaattaaaaacaaaaacaacAGGGAACATCATGATTCTAGCATAAATCTTATGTTACATTTCAGAACAAACCTGAAGCTCATCTTGTCCCCACGCATATTTTACATAAGAGTTCCAAGCATGTAGCATAGCCTCTTTAACTTTTTCCCTCCGTTGGCTGTTAACCAGATCAATTTCAGCCTTCCACACATTATTATTCTTGGCCATTTCCTCCTTTATACCAGAGAGAATTTCAGTCCCATCACCCAAATGTCCCCCGACTTCCCTCAACTATAAGAAAAAAACAGAAATTTAAAAAGATACGTAACGAAGGCAAGTCATTTTCACAACATTGACGTGAAAAATGCACAAAATTGTCAGATTAGAAACATGACAGAGGAATGGATTCTTCAAGTACCTGATGTTGCAATTCGTTTAACTCATCGTAGAGTCTGGAAACCTCTGCCTGCACATTGACGTCGTATTAAGCTTCCTACGACTTCGTTCTACATAAATGAAATGAATGTATCCTCTCGAAACAGCAACACTCGACATTGAAAATTTTAGTAGAAAAGAGAACGATTTTTTTTGTTCAAACTATTGGCAAGAAGATTACCGATAGGTTTCAATTCTATTCCTGAAAAATATCAATTACGTTGAAACTATTGGCCGAAAATAACCCTTCCCCCTTCCCCAAAACACGCAAGACTCATAGAACTATCAAAAACAAACAATAGAAGAATAACGAAAGACTCCCTAGACCATTCAAAAGATGATGTTTTTACTGATGCCAAACAGATCTACCGGCCCAAGAATCGAATACGGACTGGAGCAGCAGCAGTCGGGCTCCAGTAAAAGATCCGACACTTGGAACGAGAATCAAAGAGGAAACCCAAGTGGATATGAACGGATCGTCGCCGACCTCGTGGTCCCGGAGCAGGGAACGGCGGTCCCATACGACAAAGGTGGTCAAGACGAAGGCGGTGAAGACGGCAGCGAACCGCACCGGCCTCTTCATGTAGTATCCGGGATGGAAGTGCCGCCACCAGCCCGACGAAGAGCCCCGCCGCGCCATTGGTGCCCTCCGACACAACCCTAATCAGCACCCACCGAATGGGCCTCCccagtcctcctcctcctcctacggcGACGAGTCGTCCCGATCGGGAATAACGACGGCTTCGTGAAGCTGCTTATATCTGATCCGAACTGTGAAGAATGAGCGTTGCTCTCCTCCTCTCTGCGCTCGGGCCCCCACCAGCAACTGCCAATAAGAAAGGCCGGCCTCATCCGTGACTCCTTTATTCTTGTATCCCATAATACTCCGTTAGTACATAAAAAAACAATTGCAGGGCGAttttctagaaaatatttatattttaagtattttataaTCGGTATctcttattttgattttttttcaaatagtattttaataaaaaatattaaatacccctaaaaaattatcatttttgttgctcattttttaatcaatttttagTGATTATAATATTTGATTGATCACGTTTGAAATCATCAGATCTATACCAATATGACAAAGGAACGGATTTATATCAGGGTAATtttttaaacaaaaatttaatatttttattttttatgcataGCGCTTCTTTTTGTTTAATTCTTACTCATACTCTTTATTTACCAAAAAAGAGATTATCCATACAATTCTTCATCTCTTACTCATCTTCACCTCTTGCTCCTAAGATGACCTACGAAGTTATTAGACGGCAAAGGCTACCTTGTGAGTAGGAGGCGGAGGCCACCTTTCGACTAAGAGGTAGAGGGCAATTTAGCGGTGTGTAACATGGTTGAGGCGAAGGGTGAGAGCAAGCGACTTACGATAAGACCTTTGCAAAACTTCAATAGTGGCAAATCAAGGCTTTAGCGCCAACCGTGGTAATAGTAGTGGACAAGAGTGAGAGCATGCTCAAGGGTAATGGATGAGAGCGAGGGTGAAACGAGCGGGCAACGATGCAAGAGTAATGACGGACGAGGGACAAAAGTAACTATCAACCTAACATAGGTCAAAAGcattttatcttttaaaaaataagagcTACTCTAtgagaataaagcaaaaaaaaaaaatgtgtttcgagaaaaaaaaaaaaacttaaaagagtGTTTTAGGAACTTACCCATGATAATATGGgtgtataaatattatttttttctcggAAAAGTCTCTCTTTCACACGTTCTCAATGTGGTTGAAGAAACAGAAGCCAAAAGAGAAGCTTTCATGAATCATTCACTATCATCAGATCAGTGTGGATTATCTCCAGAAATAGGAATAGAGTCCATAAAataaatccaaacaagtcatccactTGACCAATACAAATCTAATTCACATTTACTTACAGGCATACGCTACATCATTGCGTATTATCATACAAACATGggacaaagaagaagagaaagtatGGATAGAGGCGAAAAGGAGAGAGACATAATTAGAATCGAATTGAAATCCTCCAACTCAACATTTCGAAGTTTTAGAACCTTCGTTCAACATACCGATCGGTATGTAGAACTGTTCTTCAAACATATGTAAATCTCATACCGTTGTGTCCCGAACTTGACATTTCACACCATAGCTTTCAAACTGTTGTTCCATGTGATAAATGAATCTAGTTGGTCATGTAGACCAAATCGTATGGCATGCATTTTCCATGTCGCAATCAAGGAATGAGAAACACATTGTCGATTGTCCCCACATATACACCTTAAATAGCActctattcttttattttttctttttttacacttttaaatatttatttatatatgtatgataaATCAGATTATGGTTGTCTTATATACGAGGGATTTGGATCTATCGATCTACTTCCATGCCTATATCAAGTTGGGTGTCACGCAGACAAATGTATAAAATTTCATGAAGAACGTGTTCGATAAAGATTCCTCGATAATTAAGTTAGTAAAAGATTTAGATGTGATTTAATAGATGATCCTGTAAAAATCATGTCGATTGACAAAGACCCTTTCGATCATTAATTTTTGAAGAATTCATATGATTTAAAATTAGGACTATACACTTTCTTGGATAGAGACACTGATAGGTGGAAATAGAGAATATTTATACAGATTATTTGTGAGTTATCATCCTTGTAAGATGATGATTCGACTTTCGTGTGGACGAAACATACAGCTCAACATGATGTGTTAGAACCAtatagagatatatatatatataatttagtgcAAGCAACTTGAATTGTTGCAAGCTTAGATGAGATATCAGATGATGACGGCGACGACGATGATGTGTTTTGAGAAAATGCGTGAAGGTACAGCTGCTTGAGACGTTTGGACACTGCACCGAGGGGCCGACACATCGACGGATGAAAGCAACGTCGATCGACCTTGTTCATGTACGAAATCCATTACGTCAGGGGAAGAATCTTGTCTCGGTTTAGCCCATGGGCGACTAACTGGGAAGAACACCGGCCACAACGTTGAGAATGCTGGCATCTCCACCTTACAGTTCCCAGTGACATTCTTCCTCTTATCCTTTTGTTTGACCTGACGGGAGTGCTCGCTGGTATTTATGCTGGCGCAGGGTGCCATTGAGCATGCATGCCTGCGTTTGATCTCATGGAACCCTATCAGATCGAGTACGCCAACTACTGGGAGACCGAAAGTTTCTTTGACGCTGAGTTCTGCAGGTATATATCCATGGCAGACATCTGTTTGCTCTCGGAAGAAGAACATGCATTTTTTATTGCGTTGTTATTTTGCATTGGTTGTGAAGTTTTCGGAGGCAAATATTGCTTtcttggtctctctctctctctctctctctctctctctctctctctctctctcacatctcTCCCCGTCTCTTTTGATGTCTCGACATGGAATGAAGCAGTTGGGACTACGAGAAAACCCTGTCAAGCTCGCCAGACATGGCTGCTCAGTCGACGTCGTCGACGCTACCGAAGAACATCATGGCGGAGCGGGAACGGAGGAAGAAGTTCAACAAAACGCTCTACGATCTCCGAAGCGTAGTCCCCAACATCACAAAGGTGAGAGAGGCAGGCACACATGCATGCGTGAAATCGTTTCATCCGGTCAAAACCAGTGATTTTGTTGGGTTTGGAGTGCAGATGAACAAGACGTCGGTCATCCTCGACGCGATCAACTACATCCAAGAGCTTCAAGAGCAAGAGAGGTCGCTGGTGGAAGAGATATCGGAGCTGGAGTCGCCGAAACAGATAACTGCACCACCTCATGGCATAAAGGACGAAGACCTTCTCCATGCACAGATGCAAAGGAGGAGAGCAGCATCGATGTCACCAATCGAAGCGATGGAAGTACGTCAACTTGCATTAGAACTTAGAAGAGCGCTGTGAAGTACTGTCGACTAATTTTGTCTCTGGTTGTGTGCAGGTTAGCGTGGCAGAGATGGGCAATGGCATCTCGTTGGTTAGCATCACTTGCAACAAGAAGTGGAATGCCATTGTTATGGTGCTTGGGGTTATCGAGTCTCTTGATCTCAGGATCTTCACAGCCAATATCACTTCTAGCTTCGGAAAAGTCTTCCTCTCTCTAGTGAttcaggtctctctctctctctctctctctctctctctctctctctccccctctctccaGTCATTATAACCGAGTGATTGACATGTTCAGGCTGATGGAAGACCGAGTGCTTATTTGAAGGAAAGGATCGAAGCCAATTTCGTACGTCTCGAGGCCACATCTCGAGGCCACAAGAAACCCTTCATTCGGTAAAGATCTTCTCATGATGAAACATTGATGGGTTCAACTATGATACTATGTTTGGGCATATCATCATGCAGCCATCCATCCATCGGTCAACCCTGTGTTATCCAAAGTATGAAGTGGATAACAAGAAGCATCATTTACATTTAGGAGATGTGTGATAGTTAGTTCTTGGCCTTGTTATTGAGGTGTTTGGAAGAATAAGATAAAAATATGTGCTGCTCACTCTGTTTACCACAATGTCAGGAAAAAGATACAGGAAAAACTTTCATCGAAGAGATATTAAATGATCAATATAGGATAAAAGCATACCAAAAGCTTTGTGGAATCAGAGGTTTGCCATGACCAGTAAATGACCAGTAAATGTTGGATGTCAACCATCAGATTTACTGGAATGATGGTGCTCAGATTCAAAGTGGAGTGTTCAAAAGATAAGTGATAAAAACCTACTCTGTGAACTATGAAGAAGCTTGCCAATTTAAACCAAAACCACCAGTCATGTCTAATTTACTCACAACAGCACCAGAATATAACATAATACCAATGACAATATTTTTCTGCCAAATACCATTGAAGAACATAAATTTCTGTAATCAAGCCATTCTTCAGGCCATGAAACAAATTCTGGGGTCGACATATTTGATCAGCTCTCATTTGAACACTGACTGAGAAGTCTCCTCGCATCTCAGCACAATTCCATCTAGGCTTGCTGGAGTATGCGCCTTGCCCAATGGCATTTAGTAGAAGAAGGTCAGAAGGTGGAACTATCATAAGAACAGCTTCATTCCTTTGACAGAAACTTGTTCTGCCCTCTTTGATATAGCTCCAGGAGAAAACATCTTAATAAACAGAAACTTGTGGGTAATTTGTTTATGATGATGTAGTTCTCAGTCCTTGCACAAAAATGAACAGCACAACTGCATCCAGTGACATTTTTTTGTCTGACGAAAAAGGACCCATGATATTTTCATTCTACATTTCATTCTGTTGCAGAAGAAGGTACAGGCTGACTGCCACTTAATGTGTCTCACAAAGAAACATAGACTCGGTTTAGCCTTCTTTCAATCAGCATCATGTGATCTTAACCGGAAAGGTTGAAATTCCGCAGACAAGTCCCTGTTTAGATTGATATCCAGCTTTTATCTCTCAACCCAGATTGGAAATCTGAGATACAAGAGTCCACCACATGCCTCTGCAAAAGTTTCAAAAGTTCTAATGTATAAGATTAAGATTGAACTTTCTAGTTGAGAGGTAAGATGATGCTCTGGCTAAGATTGAACTTTGCCAACTAAGAAAGAGCATACACAAATAAGGGAGAAAAGCTACATCTAATTCTCCTTTTGGAATTGCTCAATTCATATTGATACAGCTAATTCAAACCAGATTTCCACTTTCCTGTGGTCTActttttctcatatatatattcAAGAACCTTGCCTGCTTAAATCCTTTTCATTGAATTATGTAAGTCAATCTTTGTCACCTAAAGACGACATGTGACTAGTTACTCAATTCAGCATAGGATCAAAATAGGATTTTGGTTCTCATACATTAGCATGGGCAATTTTATGTCAGGAACCAAATTTGGCAGAGTTCCTTGAGTTAAAGTTGATTAATTGTGGGCCATGCCGCCATTGTGtccaaaaaaagaataaaaaataaaaaaaagaaataaggtCTATGGTTATTGCTATGATAATTTATCAATTCATCACAAACTTCCGATATGGGCAACTTCATAAACTGCACATGTATATGCTTCTGACTGAAGCTTGTTGTTCCAACAGATGTTTTCCAGTTTATTACCAATGTAAATTTTAGGTCCCAAAATTTGACAATCATGAGAAAAGCTCAAAATTGAAAACGATTCTAATCAAATTACATTAAATGCCAAGACAATGCCAATTGTAGTTTAGAGTAAAGGCCAGCATAAACACTCAAAATAGCAATCTTTGGTAGATGAATATGCAAAGACATACCTGCATTAAATGTGGCAAAATGAACAATTAAAACAGATGTTCAGAGCAAAATTGGACAATAAGCTCCTTGCCACCTGTAGAAATTTGATATGCTAAACTAGATTTTAAGAAATAGTTTAGTGCATCTCTAGTGCAACACATAGGCTTCATTTTTACTCAATATATGCTTATAAATCTCTTCATATCATAAAGATAATATCCGATAGTATAAGGTTGGCCTCAGTTGACTCAACCTAAATCCTAACTTGGTTTAGTAGAACTTGGGACTCTTGATAATGAGATGCATAAGGCATGGCCAGTCCAAACCAATGGAAAATTGATCCTTAAGAAAGAGAACATTTAGTAATACTTGATTCATATTGCTACAGCTAATTCAAATCAGTTTTTCACTTTTCGTGGTCTCATTTTTCTCATAATATTATAGGACTTCACCTCCATTAAACCTTTTCATGAAACTACAACTCAATGATCAGCACCAAAAGATAATGTGTGATTAATTGGCCTGTTCAGCCAGAGGAACAAAATAGAATTCTGATTCCCTTAACCATTAGCATGCACAATTTTATATCAAGAAATACATTTGGCACAGCTCATTCAGTTGAAGTTGGTAAGGTTAATTATGAGTCTTGGTGTCCAATATAGAAGAGTCTTGGTGCCAGAATTTTGACAGTCATGAATAAAAGCCCAGAATTGAAAATGATACTAGTCAAACTACTGCAAAAGCCAAGATAATGTAAGACGATGTAAGTTACAGTTCAGAATAAAGGCCAACATaaacatttaaaaatatataactttGGTAGATGAATATGAAAATACATACCTGAGCTCATGGCAAAAGTGAGTGTGATAGAATTGAAGATGGCATACTCAAAACCCAAAAAATGAACAATTAGAACATATGATCAAAGTAAAGTAGGATAATCAAGCTCTTATAAATGGACTTATACGGAGATGAACAAATGAGAATTCCTCTATGATCCATTGAAACACAAGATGGCACTGATTGACAAGTAATAACATATGAAAGCAGCTCTCAACTAGCCAGTGTCAGTGACCATCGTCTAAAAGCCAAAACTTGGGTACTGCTGTCAAGAACTCTTTTCTGAAAGACATAATGCATAAGAAAATCTTATCATATCTTGAGCTAATTTATATGTAAAGAAATACAGAGATGTAAATAAGTATGAAACAATGGTGTATGCAAGCCATCTATTTAGCACTGTGATTGCTGAATAGATGTCAGGAAAAGTTTGCAcgattttttttgtttgaaaagCAGCTGATTTTCTTGCTCATGAAATCAGAGGACAGATTTTGACTGTGTATCCACCTTTttcacaaataaaaagaaaaaaaaaaccatttttGCTTGTGGCTGAAGAAGTTATTGCAGATATTGCTGGTCTACGCTTGTTGCATCAGGTACAGCAACTCAGCGAAGGAGGCCTCATCGTCCCTGTGGAAGGTATCGGGCATACTCCGGAGCTCGTGAATCCTCATGACAGTGGGATCGGAGGCATCGTCGGCGATTGCCgcggcaggaggaggaggaggagggtcttGAAGCCCTAGGATGCGATGGGGGCTCGATTATTCCGGTAGCTTAGTTCCGCTATTTCTCAGGGCCAGGATCTCTGGTTCCAGCAGGGACCTCACGACCGTCCAAAGCGCTCCCTCGTCGTCCCACGCCTGGTCGACGGCAACCTCCTTCGGGGGCTCGATCTTCGGCGTTTTCTTGATGCCGGGAGCGGCGCCGTGGCCGTACTTAGGGAGGCGGCGGATAATGCGGACCACCTCTTTCCGGTCCATCGCGTGGAGCGAAGGAGATGGCAGCGACGTTGGTGGGGCAGAGGGTGGACAGCTCGGAGGCCTTCTTGACGAAGCAGGCCCTCCTCTTCTTGAACGCGGTGCGCCGTGCCCTAGGGTCGGCGATGAACTTCACCGACTGCTTCATCTTTGCCcgaagagagatagagagagaggagggcacAGAGGAGGATTGACCGCGGACGGCGACGCCAAACACGTCGAGTGGGAGAGAGATCggaagacgagagagagagagagacgatggGGAGACTGAGGAGATACATAAGCCGCGTCGGGTAAGGCAATCGTTTAGTTCAACTGGAAACGGATCTTCAAGTGAAGCAGATCCGAAACATGTGCGATCCGACACCGACTTCAAACGGATCTATAAGTGAAGCAGATCCAAAGCATGTGCGACTCATGACCGATTCAGTGACCGAGTCGATCACCGAGTTGACTCGAAATCTGAGCCAATTATAGGCAGGACTTAAGAGATGGCATTGAGTAAAGGGATGATTGACCAACTTGAAGTCGAATTAGACGCGAAATCAATCAAACTTCTTAttgagagagagtgagagggaTAAGATCACGACCGTTCATCACATGCCCCCTTCCCTCCCCTTCGTTCTACTACAGTGATGCCTTCTTTTCTATGGCCCGTGTGAGAAGATAGCGTTGGCCCGGGGAAACTCTATTTCGAGGGAGAGGAACGGTAGTGTCGGCGACGCGATGCTCTTATCCGCGCGGGAGTTACTGAGTGCCCCTTCCCATGGCATTCCCTTCTCCACCTTCCCTTCCGCCCGCTCTCGAGCGGCTTCCCTCGCCTTCGCGAGGACCCGGGGCGGTCCCTGTAGGGCTTCCTCCTCCGGAGCGGCGGACGCGGAGCCCCGACGGCGAAGCGTTCCCTGGGACACTCTCCGTTTGAACTTCAGCGACGGCTCCAGGTGACCCAATTCGTTTTCATTGCGGATTCTTTGCTTGATTGTTGAAGCTCTGATTTTGCGCCGCTGTTTCTTCGTCCGGTTGTTTGAGGTCGAATTTAGATGATTATCGAAGCATCTGATGCCTATATTTTCTTAGCTTTGCATGGAAGTTTGATAAAGCAGTCCTGGAACTTGGTTTTCGTGGAAGTTCGAAAAAGTTGCCGTCTTGTTTCCGTTCTGATGTGTTGCTTGATGAATTTGTCCATTTTACTCATACTTATATTTTCCTTTTGATTTTGTTTGCTGATAGAAAGTTCTTGATGTCCAATTCGCTTCTGAAACATCAAAttatatgcatgagattttgccccaaaatcttgtaAGCTTTACTGAAATCAGATGCGGTACTTTTTGCACCCATACATCCACCTCTAGCTGCAAAATACCATCCACATTATTCTGGGTTTCTTGAAGGTTCCTGTttaataatctacaaatttaactTATGTTGCATTGGAGTGATCTTGAATTAGTCTTCAATTTCTTGCCGTATAATCTCTGTGTATTGGGAGAAGAATAATAATGATCTTGAATTAGTCTTCAATTTGTTAACCTTTCTTGTACCTTTTTATCAATGTTTCTAACCAATGAGGATATCTCAGCCTCTCAGGAATTGCAAGCAAGGATGCACCTAAAACCTCCAATAAACTTTAGCAATCCTTTGCTGGTAAGGTCCAATTTGATGATAAAACGCAAATATAAGTAGTGACAATATAATtgggatatttttatttttgtccaTATAGCAATGTGATGGATCAAATCATCTTGGAACAAATTCATATTTGAATGGTTTGCACGCAAATATTCTAATTGGATATGATCCAAATGCCTCCAACTTTTCACATTCTTCTCCTCCATGAACTCAAATAGTGAGAGGGTTATGGCTAACCAAGGATATTAGATGAAGGCCTTCAAACATGCCTTAAAAAGGCAAATATATTCTTTGTACCATGCAAGAAAAACCACTTGCTTTTTGTTGCTATTATTTGCCTTGAAAGGAAACGTTGTGCATGAATGTCTCAGTTTTCTTATTTGCTTGAGGATATGCAGTTCTATTCTAGAATACCATTTAGCTTGTACCAACAGCTGGGCTTGCCATGGTCCAAGCCATATAAGGTCCTGTTCTACTTGTGTTGTGATATGGTGATTTGTCCATATTTTGGTTCAGAATTAGTGTAGCGTGTGAGCTTTGTCCTCATGGTAGGTTGGTCCTTTTCACCAAAGTGCCGAAGCTTGACGTATAGATATAGTCTCTCAGGCAAAACGTGTGAGGGTGCAACCTCACTGAACCTCCTTATATCTTGGTAATACATAATCGGAAATCActtctgttttttttttactatgaAGTTTTTTTAGATAAGCAGTCAAGCAAGCTCTcatttgctgttgttgttgttgttgttttaatGATGATAGTTATATCATGTTAATTCAAGCGTCTACTTGTGCACTGGGTTGCAACTTTGCAGCCAATTGGAACCTAATATATCTGATTTATTTTGTTGGGTCTTTGTAGCTTTGTTCTATCCAGCTAATCAGAGCTCTTTTCAGGTGCATTCAACCATCTGATTTCTCTGTCTTTGATCCGTTGGGTTTGAACAAGGAGAGCTCTTTGGGCCTTGGTGCTTTGTGGGAAAGTGTTCTTGATTTCTTTTCCCAAACATTTGAAAGTACAGCAAGTTCAAAGAAGGATAAATCTTCCTCAAAACGAGGAGTGGCaggttatttttttcttaattagtAATTTTCTATCATAGCTATTGTTTATTTTatactaaaagtaaaaaaaaaatgatgatgtaCTTGAC
Coding sequences within:
- the LOC103981690 gene encoding transcription factor bHLH35-like; its protein translation is MAAQSTSSTLPKNIMAERERRKKFNKTLYDLRSVVPNITKMNKTSVILDAINYIQELQEQERSLVEEISELESPKQITAPPHGIKDEDLLHAQMQRRRAASMSPIEAMEVSVAEMGNGISLVSITCNKKWNAIVMVLGVIESLDLRIFTANITSSFGKVFLSLVIQADGRPSAYLKERIEANFVRLEATSRGHKKPFIR